The nucleotide sequence catttttgaaatattttcgagaacaaagtattttcaaattttctaaatgcacacttttagatatgaaaattttccattagtgtagacttcaactaaagtctactaaacaataactttacgtagacttaataaaaagtctactaaaatatgattttattttttatcttatatttttctcataactctatcttattttgcaggtactttttccaagactttatttgaagcatcaagattatgaaaaatcaaacatactcaagaatactttttaatatattgctctgtaataactttcataataaaatattaatttttaaataattttttaatgcataatctataaacattgtattcatttttagttgttttcacttgtatgatattattaattttttgttagatatcaattttttcacaagatctaaccaaccaaacaagtaaaaccaccataagctaaaataataactaacacacatgtgagaagaagaaaatctatacaaaattttcccaaaatttTTCAAGAATAacactaatcaaaacaatttgcaataagtatcaagtgtataattataacacattaaattgtgaaattcatccaagaccattaaaattttactaacatacactgtaaaataattaaatcatgaaaaaatatgatgaataatacacaaatacacttttaatagaatttacgacgtagacttcaactgcagtctacatttgtagatttacaaaaacgtctacacttattatctaacatatagtcaatccaaaaatttttagtgtatttagcgcaggcttgatacacaaaggcgtacaaagtgtgtcttagataactcgatcaagttccgtacttgtcgattattcgtgacaggcataagaggagtattttcctattcggagtcatttgttttaaatgatgtttggtaagaaataggttagcaccatcttctcaattttgttgtccagatcataattttcttgtgtcatttcaagaagtttaCCATGTGTACAGCCATCATGCATAATGAacattcttcaacctttccgattcttcatccttttcgaatattttgtcaTCTAAAATGtctttgcccatgcttcacactcgctctaagtttccaaccacatccttgaacacgacacttagccacatacagagttttcgttgtcttatatgctgagaatgtaaatttatattccacagtcaccgacttcagctttgaaacaagctcagccttactagcaaaactataaacgaagacttacaaatacgtctacaattattagctaacaacattgtcaaatcaaatgaattataccttcataattataaaaaaaattcttttcaaaatcactcaaacccattaggattaactaacacacactgtcaaacaaaaaatctagaaaacatttaatgaataatacacaaattcacatttttatagatttttctatgcaaacttaatatttagtctctgaagatgtagacgttcttttcagtttacagacgtagacttcaaataggtctactctttgggttggtttttgcaattgaccattttacgggttgctttctatagttgaataaaagttgtgattttgtacatgtagactttcTTTTCggtctacaatttaaaaaggttaCTTTTTGTAATTGACCaaaattcatccaagatttgactttcagaactagacttcatatgcagtctacatgtttgaatttttttgaaagaggttagttttgcaattgaccaagtttgacttcaaatcagtagattgaaatgaacgtctacgggtgtgtagacttcttgtgaagtctactctcaaatccgacgggttggttttgcatttgaccaaaataaaaaagtagattttatacgcagtctacattttttttttaagataagaagactgcatatgaagtctacaatttaataaattttttgattgctttttaaactttttggtcaaacacaaaactaacatatTTCACGAAGTCAAacttttggtcaaatgcaaaactgaccttTTATAGACTTCGGTGGCAGTCTACATTCTGTAGAGttccgttgaagtctattttgaaaagtcaaaagttcggtcaaatgaaaaactaacctcttttaggtagacgtcttagtaagtctaccaaaagttttatttttgttgtcaaaggtaaagacggagactagtggggaagtctgcgttagaaaaaaaaattgtctggtcaattgcaaaactaacccgtgcgttgacaaatagactgcatcgtaagtctccacggaggcgtagacatacaaaacagtctaccgtcgcgacacagatctgaaaaaagaacgaaaaccatgtaaatagttaccTTTTTCATGTATAAAGCTcgtttccaaccttttcaaccgtccaaactccaaatatgagcaaaaaaaagcatctttaacgattcactaatgaagaaactcgaaaatatgaagtttgtgattatgaaaatgatagttatgagagttttttagatggaaatgtagaggaaatgagaggaaatgaagttttttgggttagaatgagaaaaaaagtggttgaaaattgaattctagagctttagagctcaaaaatggtggttcatggtggttggaaaaattgatgaagatggcatttttgtaaataagaagaaatggttagggtgtatttggttttttgttaatttcgaaattaataaaaaaataagtaaaaatggcaattttgtgaataattcaaaaacataaggatagtatgaaaattttattgatgaatagtatgaacaaaaaaaaaggggttggttttggatttgacttgaaaatatgggttggttttgaaaaacacccacaaaaaaataaaaacaaactgaGTAATTACAAGCTTGCTGTtacaagaaaaatatatcatattctTACTTTTAGTTTATTTCATCCCTATGAGCTAACCtgtaaactattaaaactaagGTAATTCCGATCCTTTCTCCTAGTTGTAGATTATTAGATTACTatcaaattagtttttttttgcatcaTGATTGGTGATCATTATAcacttttatgaaatatatctaagttactgacttttaacaATTAATGATTAGAAAATCATGTATTTATATACAAGACAATAACACAATGAAAACGTTGTATTGCCAAACTAAGATTTTATAACATACAGAAATCTTTAGAATTTTATTATCTATCTACAACATTAATAACAAACTGAATAATTACAAGCTTGCTgttacaaaaataagaaaataaattgcCAACTATGCAACTCGATTTCATAATAATGTCACACATACTCAAACATGtatataaacacacaatttCTCTACCAAATTGTCTAACAAAGCAAAACAACTAAAACCCCTTGACATAAAGAAAACTATGATgtcgaagaagaaagaaaccctGGGACGACAGAAAATTCCGATGGTTAGGATTAAGAAAGAGACCCACCGGCAGGTCACATTCTCAAAACGTAGAGCCGGTCTATTCAAGAAAGCTAGCGAGCTTTGCACATTGTGCGGCGCAGAGGTTGGGATCATCGTGTATTCTCCAGCCAAAAAGCCTTTCTCTTTCGGCCATCCCAGCGTCGAATCCGTATTGGACCGTTATTTGTCCCGCAACAATTTGTCCATAACGCAGACGGAGAAACCGCAGGGAAACGCTGCAGCGAGCAGCGGCGTGCTGAACGTGGAGCTGACGCAGATCGTGAGCCAGttagaggaagagaagaagaagggtcaAGCGATGGCGGACATGAGAAAAGCGAATGCGGTGAGGTGGTCGATGACGAATTGGTGGGAAAGGCCAGTGGAGGAGATGAATATGGTTCAGTTACGGGAAATGAAATCTGCGTTAGAGGAGTTGTGGAAGATTGTTGTGTCAGAGACAAGTATGGCTCGCCAGCTCGGTTTAAGGATGTGATAGAGGATGTGTTACGGCTCCCTCTCCTTCTTACATGAATAATGCCCTTCGGTTTTTCTAATGTTTACAATGGTTGTTTCTGATTAACACATATTATAAGCTAATATCTTCCTACCTggctttttttaattatctcagattatttttgtttctttggcaACATGgaaaaatattaatgttatCCGGTTAAGTTACTTTAATGAATTGATTATATACTATAACCGACAATATAGCTTAAacttataagttttttttttttttgaaaaagataaaacttaTAACTTATAAGTTACTTTTAAGAATTATAACTTAAACTTATAAGTTATAATTCTTACTGCATCCATTGGGGGTTGCCTTTCTCACTCACTGGACCATTTCAACACCATCGCCTCAATACTTTCTAAGTTTCTAGCTTGTGCTTCACTAAAAACGCCAACGCTGGCAGTCTCTGGTGATCGGTTGGTGGTGACGTGAAATACTATATTTTTGAACAATGTTGTCATCCATGATGAGACGACCAACCATGCTCTATTGACATGACTGCGTTGTTTTTCAGTGTTGGGTTTGTATATCCCTAAGATATAGTGATGATATGGCTTGGAGGATTCATAAAAAGGAGAGGAAACAAGAGCTGGTGCTGAAGTGGAAGACGGCTCACGTGGAGTAAGTCTTGGCAAAGTAAAGCAAAAGATAGGATACAGAAAAGAGACGGAGTATATACATGAAGTAGCCTTAAGAGGAAATCACAATTAGTAAAGACAGAACAAGGGGAAATGAATGAACATACATTGATATATTTATACACAATACATGTACAAAGAAATGTATTCATATTACGCTTGAATCAATGTGAACATTTGTACTCCGTATAAAAATCATCAAATGCCAAAACACTTAACTTGGTTTTGTTCATATCAACTACAATGGCACTGGAGGCTTTTCCAACCACTTGGCACGAAACCCAGTTCCCTTGCAATCGCTACAGCAAGCAGAACCcttaacacacacaaaaaaaaaaagaatcgaaTATTCATAACTTGTAAGGTACTTTTTGGGTGGACAGAGAAAACGATTAAACATTATCTGATTAGATAACTAACCTGACCGGAGCAGATAACACAAGAAGTATTCCTAGAAGGAACCTGGCAAAGCATGTTATCACCGAGGATGAAGAATCCAGTACCCGCACACCATTTGCATTCAACATGACCCTTTGAATTGCACGATGAACACCCAACGGGTCTTGGTTGCTTCagtgaaatagaaaaaaaaaaaacaaatcattaaTCAAAGACAACACATTCCTTGTAACATCTAGCAGCAAGAGAGACCTAACAATAAACTTGTTCACAGATCAAATCGTCAAACAAAATTGCATATATATGGGAGAGAATCAATTAGCAGGTACCTGAGAGATAAGCCAGGCTTGTTCCATACGCTTAGCGAAATTTGAAGAGCTCTCGGGGGAATCAACCGCCGATGCCCTGACGGTGGCCGGAGAACGGCGAATCGTGGTTGAACTCGGACTGATCGCTACGAAACCTAGCTTCGTTCTACTCGGGGATATCCATGGATTCACTATCGATTTCGGTACGATCCGCGACTCGCAACACATGCAAATCGccatttctcttcttcttcttcttcctcgctgAGAAGTTTGAATAATTCAGCAGAAATTAAAAGACtttgaaattgattttttttttgcgtacCAAATTGGAGGACGGTTGAGGAGGAGAAATGCCCTGGAAATTGTGTTATTGGACACTGGGCCCACAATTTGCACAGAGTTGGTTCTGTCTGGCTTGTTTCCGATTCAATTTTAAAGCATCTTAACCGGTGGGAAAATCCCGGTTGAGACAACAAATGATTACTTATCCGAATCAATCACAGACGTGGTCTATGGATTTTGTTGAAGCTAATCTTGCTACAATATGAGTTAATATCTGGTGAAACAATCTACTTT is from Brassica napus cultivar Da-Ae chromosome A4, Da-Ae, whole genome shotgun sequence and encodes:
- the LOC111215366 gene encoding agamous-like MADS-box protein AGL61, which translates into the protein MMSKKKETLGRQKIPMVRIKKETHRQVTFSKRRAGLFKKASELCTLCGAEVGIIVYSPAKKPFSFGHPSVESVLDRYLSRNNLSITQTEKPQGNAAASSGVLNVELTQIVSQLEEEKKKGQAMADMRKANAVRWSMTNWWERPVEEMNMVQLREMKSALEELWKIVVSETSMARQLGLRM
- the LOC106394421 gene encoding uncharacterized protein LOC106394421; its protein translation is MAICMCCESRIVPKSIVNPWISPSRTKLGFVAISPSSTTIRRSPATVRASAVDSPESSSNFAKRMEQAWLISQQPRPVGCSSCNSKGHVECKWCAGTGFFILGDNMLCQVPSRNTSCVICSGQGSACCSDCKGTGFRAKWLEKPPVPL